Proteins from a genomic interval of Conexivisphaerales archaeon:
- a CDS encoding ABC transporter ATP-binding protein, which translates to MHAIEVTGLRKTFGRVTAIDSLSFSVDGGSVFAILGPNGAGKTTTLRILACIISPSAGRATVCDVDIEKEPEKVRRVVGIVTENPSLYERLTAEENLEFFAQAYGLNDTAERKKRIRNLLEEFDLWNRRKDRAGTFSKGMKQKLAFIRAIIHQPDVLLLDEPTSNLDPASSHLIREKMKDMKKEGKALVLSTHRLDDVERVADRVM; encoded by the coding sequence ATGCATGCTATAGAAGTTACTGGCCTCAGGAAAACCTTCGGGAGAGTAACTGCAATAGACTCACTCTCATTCTCAGTAGATGGCGGGAGTGTCTTTGCTATACTTGGTCCAAACGGCGCTGGCAAGACGACTACCCTCAGAATTCTGGCATGCATCATATCACCCTCAGCAGGAAGAGCAACAGTCTGCGATGTCGATATCGAAAAGGAACCTGAAAAGGTCAGGAGGGTCGTGGGAATCGTTACAGAAAACCCCTCTCTCTATGAAAGATTGACAGCAGAAGAGAATCTAGAATTCTTTGCTCAGGCTTATGGGCTCAACGACACTGCAGAAAGGAAGAAGAGGATCAGAAATCTGCTCGAAGAGTTTGACCTATGGAATAGGAGAAAGGATAGGGCCGGAACTTTCTCGAAGGGGATGAAGCAGAAACTTGCTTTTATAAGAGCCATAATTCACCAGCCAGATGTCCTGCTTCTGGATGAGCCCACTTCAAACCTCGACCCAGCATCATCCCATCTGATACGTGAAAAGATGAAGGATATGAAGAAAGAAGGAAAGGCTCTGGTTCTATCTACACACAGACTGGATGATGTGGAAAGGGTTGCTGACCGGGTAATGAT